The proteins below come from a single Macrobrachium nipponense isolate FS-2020 chromosome 17, ASM1510439v2, whole genome shotgun sequence genomic window:
- the LOC135195896 gene encoding tigger transposable element-derived protein 1-like, whose product MGPKKVCAKESGEKKKRMLPMEVKREIIEKHERGVRVMELARVYEHSTSTICTILKQKDAIKSAKPAKGTTILSQLRTNVHEEMEKLLLVWLKEKELAGDTVTESIICEKARVIYADLKKEEASTSEGGAEDMFKASRGWFDNFKKRSGIHSVVRHGEAASADVKGAERYIVEFAELIEEEGYIPQQVFNCDETGLFWKKMPRRTYITEEETKMPGHKPMKDRLTLALCANASGDCKVKPLLVYHSENPRAFKSHKILKEKLHVTENTKLTLREFWKEHYNIVVCLRIIDSAWQEVTRRTLNSAWKKLWPDAVSERDFEGFEPQATVEEIVSLRKSMGLEVDEGDVNELVEEHEEELSIEELKELQVMQHTKALQEISSSSEGEEEPEELIPTSQIKDMLAMKIPVYITGLSSRPAIPLRHSPPLAARTRLSPRGTTDIRAKSQHVADYQSKYFSSGKSPVTSPHPLLSSLLVHL is encoded by the exons atggggccaaagaaagtatGTGCAAAGGAGAGtggcgagaagaagaagagaatgctgcCGATGGAGGTAAAgcgagaaataatagaaaaacatgagcgtGGTGTACGAGTGATGGAACTGGCCCGGGTGTATGAGCATAGCACATCGACCATTTGTACCATCCTAAAgcaaaaggatgccatcaaaagtGCAAAACCAGCTAAAGGAACTACAATTCTGTCGCAATTAAGGACAAATGTCCATGAAGAAATGGAGAAGCTGCTCTTGGTATGGTTGAAAGAGAAGGAACTAGCGGGAGATACAGTGACGGAGAGTATAATTTGCGAAAAGGCTCGCGTTATTTACGCAGATTTGAAGAAGGAAGAGGCATCAACTTCAGAAGGGGGAGCAGAAGACATGTTTAAGGCAAGTCGTGGGTGGTTCgataattttaagaagagaagtGGCATTCATTCGGTGGTGAGGCATGGCGAAGCTGCAAGTGCCGATGTAAAGGGAGCTGAAAGGTACATCGTCGAGTTCGCTGAGCTTATTGAGGAGGAAGGCTACATCCCGCAACAAGTCTTTAACTGCGATGAGACGGgattattttggaagaaaatgccaCGGAGGACGTACATCACCGAAGAGGAGACGAAGATGCCAGGCCATAAACCTATGAAGGACCGTCTGACCCTTGCATTGTGTGCAAATGCTAGTGGTGACTGTAAAGTAAAGCCACTGCTAGTCTACCATTCTGAAAATCCTCGAGCGTTCAAGTCAcacaaaattctgaaagaaaaactgcac GTGACAGAGAACACCAAGCTTACCCttcgagagttttggaaagaGCATTACAATATCGTCGTATGTTTACGTATCATTGACTCGGCATGGCAAGAGGTAACGAGACGAACCTTGAACTCGGCATGGAAAAAGCTATGGCCTGATGCTGTTTCAGAGAGGGACTTCGAAGGGTTCGAACCCCAAGCAACGGTGGAGGAGATTGTGTCCCTCAGAAAGTCGATGGGTCTGGAGGTAGATGAGGGCGACGTCAACGAACTCGTTGAGGAACATGAGGAGGAACTCTCAATTGAGGAGTTGAAGGAGCTGCAGGTGATGCAACATACGAAGGCCCTGCAAGAGATTAGTAGCAGTAGCGAGGGGGAGGAAGAGCCGGAGGAATTGATTCCTACAAGTCAAATTAAAGACATGTTAGCAAT gaAAATTCCTGTTTACATAACGGGACTAAGTAGCCGTCCAGCCATACCCCTCCGTCACTCGCCTCCCTTAGCTGCCCGCACGCGACTGTCACCAAG